The Apis mellifera strain DH4 linkage group LG8, Amel_HAv3.1, whole genome shotgun sequence genome contains a region encoding:
- the LOC113218958 gene encoding superoxide dismutase [Cu-Zn], chloroplastic-like — protein MNRIIVLLLGILIVESVTETEKKKTANVNLIPHNAQIRNVTGKLTIVQNDDNSVHITGKISGLTEGLHGFHVHEKGDLRNGCTSTGPHFNPENVTHGGQDSPIRHVGDLGNIRANAKGEADVHIKDFIISLTGKNNILGRAIVVHSDEDDLGKGNSSLSTTTGNSGDRWACGIIEAN, from the exons atgaatagaataattgtattaCTACTTGGAATTCTAATTGTCGAATCTGTCACTGAGACTGAGAAG aaaaaaactGCAAATGTCAACTTGATACCTCATAATGCCCAAATAAGAAATGTAACGGGTAAACTAACTATTGTTCAAAATGATGATAATTCTGTTCATATTACTGGAAAAATAAGTGGACTTACAGAAGGGTTACATGGTTTCCATGTACATGAAAAAGGAGATTTACGAAATGGTTGCACATCTACTGGCCCACATTTTAATCCTGAGaat GTTACCCATGGTGGACAAGATAGTCCAATAAGACATGTTGGCGATTTAGGTAATATTCGAGCAAACGCTAAAGGTGAAGCAGATGTACACATCaaagatttcattatttctttgactggaaagaataatattcttgGACGTGCAATAGTTGTTCATTCTGATGAAGATGATTTAGGAAAAGGGAACAGTAGTCTTTCTACAACCACTGGAAACTCGGGAGATCGTTGGGCTTGTGGTATTATCGAAGCTAACTAG
- the LOC552710 gene encoding asparagine synthetase domain-containing protein 1 isoform X4, giving the protein MDAYNKWEACKNLLNARGPDRIIEKAENLTPNWFGHFVASILWMQGSNLIEQPAIDCNGNILLWNGDIFFGNLAQDNTCDTNILLNTLQLSSNILSVFKEIQGPYSFIYFQKTNNLLYFGRDIIGRHSLLLKVNTDENILTLTSVASKQINKIIEIPAIGIFVMNLTNLRINLACYPWKEPDLRFTDIIETLETHLGIDIDIKKTILKSDGLTYLHLHPHIKDLEYLENSPYLENFCKILEYLLKNEDIHKRVEHLLQLLYKAVEVRIKKQPKFCKTCIKLVLNKENIICNHSKIGVLFSGGLDSAILTLIADKYISQNEPIDLINVAFEKLINTSKKSNNGNNEKQDMENQYDVPDRKTGKQTFLELTKICPKRKWNFIEVNVSQAELQKYRSSHICNLLHPLCTILDESLGCAVWFASRAKGIIHSGTDIYESPCRVLLLGMGADELFGGYMRHRTILRHKGWDALTQELNIELARISERNLGRDDRIVSDHGRQSRLPYLDENIVEYVQKLKPWERCYPTDKMPSGLGDKLLLRLVAYKLGFRNTANFPKRAFQFGSRIANGKENAKDISYRL; this is encoded by the exons ATGGATGCATACAACAag TGGGAagcttgtaaaaatttattaaatgctcGTGGTCCTgatagaataattgaaaaagctGAAAATTTAACGCCCAATTGGTTTGGACACTTTGTTGCTTCTATATTATGGATGCAAGGTTCTAATTTGATTGAACAACCTGCTATAGATTGTAATGGTAATATTCTTCTTTGGAatggagatatattttttggaaacttg gcTCAAGATAATACATGTGATACTAACATATTACTAAATACTTTACAattatcttcaaatatattatcagtatttaaagaaatccAAGGTccatatagttttatatattttcagaaaaccaataatcttttatattttggaaGAGATATTATAGGAAGACATAGTTtacttttaaaagtaaatactgatgaaaatattttaactttgacATCTGTTGCcagtaaacaaataaataaaattatagagatTCCTGcaattggaatttttgttatgaatttaactaatttaagaataaatcttGCATGTTATCCATGGAAAGAACCAGATTTGCGATTTACAGATATTATTGAGACATTAGAAACACATTTGGGTATAgacattgatattaaaaaaactatattaaaatcagaTGGATTGACATATCTACATTTACATCCTCATATTAAAgatttggaatatttagaaaatagcccttatttagagaatttttgtaaaatattagaatatttattaaaaaatgaagatattcATAAAAGAGTTGAGCATTTGTTGCAACTTCTTTATAAAGCTGTAGaagttagaataaaaaaacagccaaaattttgtaaaacatgtattaaattagttttaaacaaagaaaatattatatgcaatCATTCAAAAATAGGTGTACTATTTTCTGGAGGCTTGGATTCTgctattttaacattaattgcTGATAAATACATATCACAAAATGAAcctattgatttaattaatgttgcattcgaaaagttaattaatacttctaaaaaatctaataatggaaataatgaaaaacaagATATGGAGAACCAATATGATGTTCCAGATAGAAAAACTGGAAAACAAACATTTTTAGAACTTACAAAAATTTGCCCAAaacgaaaatggaattttatagaa gtaAATGTCAGCCAGGCAGAATTACAAAAGTATCGTTCATCccatatttgtaatttattacatcCATTATGTACTATATTGGATGAAAGTTTAGGTTGTGCTGTTTGGTTTGCAAGTCGCGCAAAAGGTATAATCCATTCGGGTACTGATATTTATGAATCCCCATGTAGAGTACTTCTCTTAGGTATGGGTGCAGATGAATTATTCGGTGGATATATGAGACACAGAACAATATTAAGACATAAAGGTTGGGATGCATTAActcaagaattaaatattgaattagctAGAATTTCTGAAAGAAATTTAGGTCGTGATGATCGTATTGTATCAGATCATGGAAGACAATCTAGATTACCATATTTAGATGAAAATATAGTGGAAtatgttcaaaaattaaaaccttGGGAAAg gtGTTATCCAACAGATAAAATGCCATCAGGCTTAGGAGACAAATTACTTTTACGTTTGGTAGCATATAAACTTGGTTTCCGAAACACTGCTAATTTTCCTAAAAGAGCTTTCCAATTTGGATCTCGAATTGCTAATGGCAAGGAAAATGCTAAAGATATATCAtatcgtttataa
- the LOC552710 gene encoding asparagine synthetase domain-containing protein 1 isoform X1, protein MYFHYIINNRGYVYIDITMCGIFCNISQNHAKISHEWEACKNLLNARGPDRIIEKAENLTPNWFGHFVASILWMQGSNLIEQPAIDCNGNILLWNGDIFFGNLAQDNTCDTNILLNTLQLSSNILSVFKEIQGPYSFIYFQKTNNLLYFGRDIIGRHSLLLKVNTDENILTLTSVASKQINKIIEIPAIGIFVMNLTNLRINLACYPWKEPDLRFTDIIETLETHLGIDIDIKKTILKSDGLTYLHLHPHIKDLEYLENSPYLENFCKILEYLLKNEDIHKRVEHLLQLLYKAVEVRIKKQPKFCKTCIKLVLNKENIICNHSKIGVLFSGGLDSAILTLIADKYISQNEPIDLINVAFEKLINTSKKSNNGNNEKQDMENQYDVPDRKTGKQTFLELTKICPKRKWNFIEVNVSQAELQKYRSSHICNLLHPLCTILDESLGCAVWFASRAKGIIHSGTDIYESPCRVLLLGMGADELFGGYMRHRTILRHKGWDALTQELNIELARISERNLGRDDRIVSDHGRQSRLPYLDENIVEYVQKLKPWERCYPTDKMPSGLGDKLLLRLVAYKLGFRNTANFPKRAFQFGSRIANGKENAKDISYRL, encoded by the exons atgtatTTTCATTACATCATTAAta ATCGAGGTTAtgtttatatcgatataacaATGTGCGGAATATTCTGTAACATTTCACAAAATCATGCAAAAATTTCACATgag TGGGAagcttgtaaaaatttattaaatgctcGTGGTCCTgatagaataattgaaaaagctGAAAATTTAACGCCCAATTGGTTTGGACACTTTGTTGCTTCTATATTATGGATGCAAGGTTCTAATTTGATTGAACAACCTGCTATAGATTGTAATGGTAATATTCTTCTTTGGAatggagatatattttttggaaacttg gcTCAAGATAATACATGTGATACTAACATATTACTAAATACTTTACAattatcttcaaatatattatcagtatttaaagaaatccAAGGTccatatagttttatatattttcagaaaaccaataatcttttatattttggaaGAGATATTATAGGAAGACATAGTTtacttttaaaagtaaatactgatgaaaatattttaactttgacATCTGTTGCcagtaaacaaataaataaaattatagagatTCCTGcaattggaatttttgttatgaatttaactaatttaagaataaatcttGCATGTTATCCATGGAAAGAACCAGATTTGCGATTTACAGATATTATTGAGACATTAGAAACACATTTGGGTATAgacattgatattaaaaaaactatattaaaatcagaTGGATTGACATATCTACATTTACATCCTCATATTAAAgatttggaatatttagaaaatagcccttatttagagaatttttgtaaaatattagaatatttattaaaaaatgaagatattcATAAAAGAGTTGAGCATTTGTTGCAACTTCTTTATAAAGCTGTAGaagttagaataaaaaaacagccaaaattttgtaaaacatgtattaaattagttttaaacaaagaaaatattatatgcaatCATTCAAAAATAGGTGTACTATTTTCTGGAGGCTTGGATTCTgctattttaacattaattgcTGATAAATACATATCACAAAATGAAcctattgatttaattaatgttgcattcgaaaagttaattaatacttctaaaaaatctaataatggaaataatgaaaaacaagATATGGAGAACCAATATGATGTTCCAGATAGAAAAACTGGAAAACAAACATTTTTAGAACTTACAAAAATTTGCCCAAaacgaaaatggaattttatagaa gtaAATGTCAGCCAGGCAGAATTACAAAAGTATCGTTCATCccatatttgtaatttattacatcCATTATGTACTATATTGGATGAAAGTTTAGGTTGTGCTGTTTGGTTTGCAAGTCGCGCAAAAGGTATAATCCATTCGGGTACTGATATTTATGAATCCCCATGTAGAGTACTTCTCTTAGGTATGGGTGCAGATGAATTATTCGGTGGATATATGAGACACAGAACAATATTAAGACATAAAGGTTGGGATGCATTAActcaagaattaaatattgaattagctAGAATTTCTGAAAGAAATTTAGGTCGTGATGATCGTATTGTATCAGATCATGGAAGACAATCTAGATTACCATATTTAGATGAAAATATAGTGGAAtatgttcaaaaattaaaaccttGGGAAAg gtGTTATCCAACAGATAAAATGCCATCAGGCTTAGGAGACAAATTACTTTTACGTTTGGTAGCATATAAACTTGGTTTCCGAAACACTGCTAATTTTCCTAAAAGAGCTTTCCAATTTGGATCTCGAATTGCTAATGGCAAGGAAAATGCTAAAGATATATCAtatcgtttataa
- the LOC552710 gene encoding asparagine synthetase domain-containing protein 1 isoform X3 encodes MYFHYIINNRGYVYIDITMCGIFCNISQNHAKISHEWEACKNLLNARGPDRIIEKAENLTPNWFGHFVASILWMQGSNLIEQPAIDCNGNILLWNGDIFFGNLAQDNTCDTNILLNTLQLSSNILSVFKEIQGPYSFIYFQKTNNLLYFGRDIIGRHSLLLKVNTDENILTLTSVASKQINKIIEIPAIGIFVMNLTNLRINLACYPWKEPDLRFTDIIETLETHLGIDIDIKKTILKSDGLTYLHLHPHIKDLEYLENSPYLENFCKILEYLLKNEDIHKRVEHLLQLLYKAVEVRIKKQPKFCKTCIKLVLNKENIICNHSKIGVLFSGGLDSAILTLIADKYISQNEPIDLINVAFEKLINTSKKSNNGNNEKQDMENQYDVPDRKTGKQTFLELTKICPKRKWNFIEVNVSQAELQKYRSSHICNLLHPLCTILDESLGCAVWFASRAKGMGADELFGGYMRHRTILRHKGWDALTQELNIELARISERNLGRDDRIVSDHGRQSRLPYLDENIVEYVQKLKPWERCYPTDKMPSGLGDKLLLRLVAYKLGFRNTANFPKRAFQFGSRIANGKENAKDISYRL; translated from the exons atgtatTTTCATTACATCATTAAta ATCGAGGTTAtgtttatatcgatataacaATGTGCGGAATATTCTGTAACATTTCACAAAATCATGCAAAAATTTCACATgag TGGGAagcttgtaaaaatttattaaatgctcGTGGTCCTgatagaataattgaaaaagctGAAAATTTAACGCCCAATTGGTTTGGACACTTTGTTGCTTCTATATTATGGATGCAAGGTTCTAATTTGATTGAACAACCTGCTATAGATTGTAATGGTAATATTCTTCTTTGGAatggagatatattttttggaaacttg gcTCAAGATAATACATGTGATACTAACATATTACTAAATACTTTACAattatcttcaaatatattatcagtatttaaagaaatccAAGGTccatatagttttatatattttcagaaaaccaataatcttttatattttggaaGAGATATTATAGGAAGACATAGTTtacttttaaaagtaaatactgatgaaaatattttaactttgacATCTGTTGCcagtaaacaaataaataaaattatagagatTCCTGcaattggaatttttgttatgaatttaactaatttaagaataaatcttGCATGTTATCCATGGAAAGAACCAGATTTGCGATTTACAGATATTATTGAGACATTAGAAACACATTTGGGTATAgacattgatattaaaaaaactatattaaaatcagaTGGATTGACATATCTACATTTACATCCTCATATTAAAgatttggaatatttagaaaatagcccttatttagagaatttttgtaaaatattagaatatttattaaaaaatgaagatattcATAAAAGAGTTGAGCATTTGTTGCAACTTCTTTATAAAGCTGTAGaagttagaataaaaaaacagccaaaattttgtaaaacatgtattaaattagttttaaacaaagaaaatattatatgcaatCATTCAAAAATAGGTGTACTATTTTCTGGAGGCTTGGATTCTgctattttaacattaattgcTGATAAATACATATCACAAAATGAAcctattgatttaattaatgttgcattcgaaaagttaattaatacttctaaaaaatctaataatggaaataatgaaaaacaagATATGGAGAACCAATATGATGTTCCAGATAGAAAAACTGGAAAACAAACATTTTTAGAACTTACAAAAATTTGCCCAAaacgaaaatggaattttatagaa gtaAATGTCAGCCAGGCAGAATTACAAAAGTATCGTTCATCccatatttgtaatttattacatcCATTATGTACTATATTGGATGAAAGTTTAGGTTGTGCTGTTTGGTTTGCAAGTCGCGCAAAAG GTATGGGTGCAGATGAATTATTCGGTGGATATATGAGACACAGAACAATATTAAGACATAAAGGTTGGGATGCATTAActcaagaattaaatattgaattagctAGAATTTCTGAAAGAAATTTAGGTCGTGATGATCGTATTGTATCAGATCATGGAAGACAATCTAGATTACCATATTTAGATGAAAATATAGTGGAAtatgttcaaaaattaaaaccttGGGAAAg gtGTTATCCAACAGATAAAATGCCATCAGGCTTAGGAGACAAATTACTTTTACGTTTGGTAGCATATAAACTTGGTTTCCGAAACACTGCTAATTTTCCTAAAAGAGCTTTCCAATTTGGATCTCGAATTGCTAATGGCAAGGAAAATGCTAAAGATATATCAtatcgtttataa
- the LOC552710 gene encoding asparagine synthetase domain-containing protein 1 isoform X5, with amino-acid sequence MYFHYIINNRGYVYIDITMCGIFCNISQNHAKISHEWEACKNLLNARGPDRIIEKAENLTPNWFGHFVASILWMQGSNLIEQPAIDCNGNILLWNGDIFFGNLKTNNLLYFGRDIIGRHSLLLKVNTDENILTLTSVASKQINKIIEIPAIGIFVMNLTNLRINLACYPWKEPDLRFTDIIETLETHLGIDIDIKKTILKSDGLTYLHLHPHIKDLEYLENSPYLENFCKILEYLLKNEDIHKRVEHLLQLLYKAVEVRIKKQPKFCKTCIKLVLNKENIICNHSKIGVLFSGGLDSAILTLIADKYISQNEPIDLINVAFEKLINTSKKSNNGNNEKQDMENQYDVPDRKTGKQTFLELTKICPKRKWNFIEVNVSQAELQKYRSSHICNLLHPLCTILDESLGCAVWFASRAKGIIHSGTDIYESPCRVLLLGMGADELFGGYMRHRTILRHKGWDALTQELNIELARISERNLGRDDRIVSDHGRQSRLPYLDENIVEYVQKLKPWERCYPTDKMPSGLGDKLLLRLVAYKLGFRNTANFPKRAFQFGSRIANGKENAKDISYRL; translated from the exons atgtatTTTCATTACATCATTAAta ATCGAGGTTAtgtttatatcgatataacaATGTGCGGAATATTCTGTAACATTTCACAAAATCATGCAAAAATTTCACATgag TGGGAagcttgtaaaaatttattaaatgctcGTGGTCCTgatagaataattgaaaaagctGAAAATTTAACGCCCAATTGGTTTGGACACTTTGTTGCTTCTATATTATGGATGCAAGGTTCTAATTTGATTGAACAACCTGCTATAGATTGTAATGGTAATATTCTTCTTTGGAatggagatatattttttggaaacttg aaaaccaataatcttttatattttggaaGAGATATTATAGGAAGACATAGTTtacttttaaaagtaaatactgatgaaaatattttaactttgacATCTGTTGCcagtaaacaaataaataaaattatagagatTCCTGcaattggaatttttgttatgaatttaactaatttaagaataaatcttGCATGTTATCCATGGAAAGAACCAGATTTGCGATTTACAGATATTATTGAGACATTAGAAACACATTTGGGTATAgacattgatattaaaaaaactatattaaaatcagaTGGATTGACATATCTACATTTACATCCTCATATTAAAgatttggaatatttagaaaatagcccttatttagagaatttttgtaaaatattagaatatttattaaaaaatgaagatattcATAAAAGAGTTGAGCATTTGTTGCAACTTCTTTATAAAGCTGTAGaagttagaataaaaaaacagccaaaattttgtaaaacatgtattaaattagttttaaacaaagaaaatattatatgcaatCATTCAAAAATAGGTGTACTATTTTCTGGAGGCTTGGATTCTgctattttaacattaattgcTGATAAATACATATCACAAAATGAAcctattgatttaattaatgttgcattcgaaaagttaattaatacttctaaaaaatctaataatggaaataatgaaaaacaagATATGGAGAACCAATATGATGTTCCAGATAGAAAAACTGGAAAACAAACATTTTTAGAACTTACAAAAATTTGCCCAAaacgaaaatggaattttatagaa gtaAATGTCAGCCAGGCAGAATTACAAAAGTATCGTTCATCccatatttgtaatttattacatcCATTATGTACTATATTGGATGAAAGTTTAGGTTGTGCTGTTTGGTTTGCAAGTCGCGCAAAAGGTATAATCCATTCGGGTACTGATATTTATGAATCCCCATGTAGAGTACTTCTCTTAGGTATGGGTGCAGATGAATTATTCGGTGGATATATGAGACACAGAACAATATTAAGACATAAAGGTTGGGATGCATTAActcaagaattaaatattgaattagctAGAATTTCTGAAAGAAATTTAGGTCGTGATGATCGTATTGTATCAGATCATGGAAGACAATCTAGATTACCATATTTAGATGAAAATATAGTGGAAtatgttcaaaaattaaaaccttGGGAAAg gtGTTATCCAACAGATAAAATGCCATCAGGCTTAGGAGACAAATTACTTTTACGTTTGGTAGCATATAAACTTGGTTTCCGAAACACTGCTAATTTTCCTAAAAGAGCTTTCCAATTTGGATCTCGAATTGCTAATGGCAAGGAAAATGCTAAAGATATATCAtatcgtttataa
- the LOC552717 gene encoding hydroxysteroid dehydrogenase-like protein 2 isoform X1, whose protein sequence is MINTGKLAGRTIFITGASRGIGKSIALKAAKDGANIVIAAKTAEPHPKLPGTIYTTAKEIEEIGGKALPCVVDVRFETNIISAVENAVNKFGGIDIVINNASAIHLIDTLSTEMKKYDLMNNINTRGTFLVSKACLPYLKKSSNPHIVNISPPLNLKPIWFKNHIAYTISKYGMSMCAFGMAEEFKNDGIAINTVWPKTAIATAAFEMLVNESNDYARKPEIMADAVYALICKDSKSITGKFLIDEEILRNEGITDFTDYACNPENKDNLMLDLFIDESSDKINVLNKIFQKDINDVNNKSNEKIAQIFTVIQANLNHELVNKIGAIFQFNVKGNEAGTWFLDLKTGDGVAGKGKPNQSPDATLTMDSENFFAMFSGKLKPASAFLMGKLKISGNLQKAMKLEKLMQNLKSKL, encoded by the exons atgattaatacagg aaaacttGCTGGtcgaacaattttcattaCTGGAGCTTCAAGAGGAATTGGAAAATCCATTGCTTTGAAAGCTGCAAAAGATGGAGCAAATATTGTCATTGCAGCTAAAACTGCAGAACCACATCCAAAATTACCAGGCACTATATATACTACTGCTAAAGaaa ttGAAGAAATAGGTGGAAAAGCTTTACCTTGTGTAGTAGACGTAagatttgaaacaaatataatttctgcAGTGGAAAATGCTGTTAACAAATTTGGTGGTattgatattgttattaataatgcaaGTGCAATTCATTTAATAGATACATTATCcacagaaatgaaaaaatatgatcttatgaataatatcaatacTAGAGGAACATTTCTAgt atctaAAGCATGTCTaccttatttaaaaaaaagctcAAATCCtcatatagtaaatattagcccaccattaaatttaaaaccaatatggtttaaaaatcatattgcaTATACAATATCTAAATATGGAATGTCAATGTGTGCTTTTGGAATGGCTgaggaatttaaaaatgatggtATTGCTATAAATACTGTTTGGCCAAAAActg ctaTTGCTACTGCTGCATTTGAAATGTTAGTTAATGAATCAAATGATTATGCTCGTAAACCAGAAATAATGGCAGATGCTGTGTATGCTTTAATTTGCAAAGATAGTAAATCTATtactggaaaatttttaattgatgaggaaatattaagaaatgaaGGAATTACAGATTTCACAGATTATGCATGTAATCCAG aaaataaagataacttaatgttagatttatttatagatgaaagttcagataaaataaatgtattaaataaaatctttcaaaaagatataaatgatgtaaataataaatcaaatgaaaaaattgcacAAATATTTACTGTTATTCAAGCTAACTTGAATCATGaacttgttaataaaattggagctatatttcaatttaatgttaaag GTAATGAGGCAGGTACATGGTTTTTGGATTTAAAAACTGGAGATGGTGTAGCAGGTAAAGGAAAACCTAATCAATCACCAGATGCTACTCTGACAATGGATTCTGAAAACTTTTTTGCTATGTTTTCTg GAAAATTAAAACCTGCATCAGCATTTTTAATGGGAAAACTGAAAATTAGTGGAAATCTTCAAAAAgcaatgaaattagaaaaattgatgcaaaatttaaaatctaaactctaa
- the LOC552717 gene encoding hydroxysteroid dehydrogenase-like protein 2 isoform X2, which produces MINTGKLAGRTIFITGASRGIGKSIALKAAKDGANIVIAAKTAEPHPKLPGTIYTTAKEIEEIGGKALPCVVDVRFETNIISAVENAVNKFGGIDIVINNASAIHLIDTLSTEMKKYDLMNNINTRGTFLVSKACLPYLKKSSNPHIVNISPPLNLKPIWFKNHIAYTISKYGMSMCAFGMAEEFKNDGIAINTVWPKTAIATAAFEMLVNESNDYARKPEIMADAVYALICKDSKSITGKFLIDEEILRNEGITDFTDYACNPDESSDKINVLNKIFQKDINDVNNKSNEKIAQIFTVIQANLNHELVNKIGAIFQFNVKGNEAGTWFLDLKTGDGVAGKGKPNQSPDATLTMDSENFFAMFSGKLKPASAFLMGKLKISGNLQKAMKLEKLMQNLKSKL; this is translated from the exons atgattaatacagg aaaacttGCTGGtcgaacaattttcattaCTGGAGCTTCAAGAGGAATTGGAAAATCCATTGCTTTGAAAGCTGCAAAAGATGGAGCAAATATTGTCATTGCAGCTAAAACTGCAGAACCACATCCAAAATTACCAGGCACTATATATACTACTGCTAAAGaaa ttGAAGAAATAGGTGGAAAAGCTTTACCTTGTGTAGTAGACGTAagatttgaaacaaatataatttctgcAGTGGAAAATGCTGTTAACAAATTTGGTGGTattgatattgttattaataatgcaaGTGCAATTCATTTAATAGATACATTATCcacagaaatgaaaaaatatgatcttatgaataatatcaatacTAGAGGAACATTTCTAgt atctaAAGCATGTCTaccttatttaaaaaaaagctcAAATCCtcatatagtaaatattagcccaccattaaatttaaaaccaatatggtttaaaaatcatattgcaTATACAATATCTAAATATGGAATGTCAATGTGTGCTTTTGGAATGGCTgaggaatttaaaaatgatggtATTGCTATAAATACTGTTTGGCCAAAAActg ctaTTGCTACTGCTGCATTTGAAATGTTAGTTAATGAATCAAATGATTATGCTCGTAAACCAGAAATAATGGCAGATGCTGTGTATGCTTTAATTTGCAAAGATAGTAAATCTATtactggaaaatttttaattgatgaggaaatattaagaaatgaaGGAATTACAGATTTCACAGATTATGCATGTAATCCAG atgaaagttcagataaaataaatgtattaaataaaatctttcaaaaagatataaatgatgtaaataataaatcaaatgaaaaaattgcacAAATATTTACTGTTATTCAAGCTAACTTGAATCATGaacttgttaataaaattggagctatatttcaatttaatgttaaag GTAATGAGGCAGGTACATGGTTTTTGGATTTAAAAACTGGAGATGGTGTAGCAGGTAAAGGAAAACCTAATCAATCACCAGATGCTACTCTGACAATGGATTCTGAAAACTTTTTTGCTATGTTTTCTg GAAAATTAAAACCTGCATCAGCATTTTTAATGGGAAAACTGAAAATTAGTGGAAATCTTCAAAAAgcaatgaaattagaaaaattgatgcaaaatttaaaatctaaactctaa